In Nitrospira sp., a single genomic region encodes these proteins:
- a CDS encoding acetyl-CoA carboxylase carboxyltransferase subunit alpha, whose translation MRDYLEFEKPLREIEEKIEKLVTSGSTKASHQEEIRKLRMKLAQVEHDLYSGLTPWQRTQLARHPQRPSTLDYVNEVFRDFLEFHGDRSFGDDRAIVGGFARFNDRSVMVIGHQKGKTLKERMQRNFGMPNPEGYRKALRLMKMAEKFNRPIVTFIDTPGAYPGIGAEERGQAEAIARNLLVMSRLTVPIVSVVIGEGGSGGALALGVSDRVLMLEHGVYSVISPEGCAAILWDDPTKVPDAAAALKMTAQDLVGLGIVDDIIPEPLGGAHREPKAVTDRVAKALTNYLFPLTECSIPQLLAEREQKYRRIGAINGLETKPA comes from the coding sequence ATGCGCGACTATCTTGAATTTGAAAAGCCTCTCCGTGAGATCGAGGAAAAGATAGAAAAGCTGGTGACCTCGGGGAGCACCAAAGCAAGCCACCAGGAAGAAATCCGCAAATTGCGGATGAAGCTGGCCCAAGTCGAGCATGACCTCTACAGCGGGCTGACTCCCTGGCAGCGCACCCAGTTGGCCAGACATCCGCAACGACCCAGCACCCTCGATTATGTCAACGAGGTTTTCCGTGATTTCCTGGAGTTCCACGGAGACCGGTCGTTCGGCGACGACCGAGCCATCGTGGGAGGGTTCGCCCGATTCAACGATCGCTCCGTGATGGTCATCGGCCACCAAAAGGGCAAGACTCTCAAGGAACGGATGCAACGAAATTTCGGCATGCCGAACCCGGAAGGCTACCGGAAGGCGTTGCGCCTCATGAAGATGGCCGAGAAATTCAACCGACCCATCGTCACCTTTATCGACACCCCGGGCGCCTACCCCGGAATCGGTGCGGAGGAACGGGGGCAGGCCGAAGCGATTGCCAGAAACCTCCTGGTCATGTCGAGGCTGACCGTCCCCATCGTCTCCGTCGTGATCGGGGAAGGCGGTAGTGGTGGTGCATTGGCCCTTGGGGTGTCAGACCGGGTGCTCATGCTGGAACACGGTGTCTATTCGGTGATCTCTCCCGAGGGCTGCGCGGCTATCCTATGGGATGATCCGACCAAAGTACCCGATGCAGCGGCCGCGCTAAAAATGACGGCCCAGGATCTTGTCGGTCTCGGGATCGTCGACGACATCATCCCGGAACCCCTTGGCGGTGCTCACCGAGAGCCGAAGGCAGTCACAGACCGGGTCGCCAAGGCACTGACCAATTATCTCTTCCCGCTCACCGAGTGCTCCATTCCGCAACTGCTGGCCGAACGCGAACAGAAGTACCGCCGCATCGGCGCCATCAATGGGCTGGAAACCAAACCTGCATAG
- the dnaE gene encoding DNA polymerase III subunit alpha produces MSFVHLHLHTQFSLLDGANQISPLVQRIKSFGQPAVAMTDHGNMFGAIEFYRKAKEAGIKPIIGCEAYMAPGSRLNKDSSQLAHNDYYHLILLARNLTGYQNLIKLVSKAYLEGFYYKPRMDKEILKQHHEGIIALSGCLSGEIPYLIGQQNMAEAMAVAGEFQEIFGRDQFYLEVQANGLEHQRIANAGLIEIHKKLGIPLAGTNDCHYLKKEDSRPHDLMLCLQTGKTISDPNRMKFDTDELYVKSTEEIAPAFAEFPGAVTNTCRIADHCGLELALNRTYLPQYAAPEGYTRESYVDHLAMEGLKARLRDRPSGIPGAVYEQRLREELTVICSMGFAGYFLIVWDIIRFARSRGIPVGPGRGSAAGSLVAYALRITDLDPLVYSLLFERFLNPERVSLPDIDMDFCMDRRGEVINYVVEKYGSDHVAQIITFGTLGAKAAIRDVGRVLEMPYAEADKVAKLVPNQLNVTLQQALDAEPRLRELVDSDPKVKELMSIAQSLEGLARHASTHAAGVVISEGPLTDHVPLYKGANDEIVTQYSMGDVEKIGLVKFDFLGLKTLTMIRRAETLINEARPDHAPLVVDRLPFDDAETFALLSSGKTTGIFQLESSGMRDLLTSFKPDRFEDIIAIIALYRPGPMDLIPDFIKRKQGKVPITYETPELESILNDTYGVIVYQEQVMAIANKIAGFSLGQADILRRAMGKKKPEEMEKLRVKFLEGAKQKKIPEKKAEKLYELIYKFAGYGFNKSHAAAYAVVCYQTGYLKAHYPTEFMAALMTSDMGNQDKIVGYFTECRDLDIKVLGPDVNESQKDFAVADGAIRFGLAAIKNVGEGAVESVLAIRAESGPFASFFDFCRRVDLRKVNKRMLEGLIKAGTFDSTGARRSQLMAALDRAVEDGAAAQQERELGQTNIFGEEFHGQGQPAHSADPLLPSVQEWDQATRLKYERELTGFYISAHPLARYEATIGALATVTTGGLMDLSDGKEVKLCGIIATVKSMLTKKGDRMAYLSLEDLQGTVEVIAFPDLFKSAGDLIAPERLVRITGTIDRGDKGTKIRGSHIEPLAEVQTQTVKRVRIWLNDRPDTQDQLPRLLEVFKRHPGGATVSLTFRTEEALEADTGPLPNLSVTASEHFVAEVEEVLGKGALSLVS; encoded by the coding sequence GATCACGGCAACATGTTCGGGGCGATCGAGTTCTATCGGAAAGCGAAAGAGGCAGGAATCAAGCCGATCATCGGATGCGAAGCCTACATGGCCCCCGGCAGCCGACTCAACAAAGACAGCAGCCAACTTGCCCATAACGACTACTATCACCTCATCCTCTTGGCGCGGAACCTCACGGGATACCAGAATCTGATCAAGCTCGTCAGCAAAGCATATCTTGAGGGATTCTATTATAAGCCTCGGATGGACAAGGAAATCCTCAAACAGCACCACGAGGGAATCATCGCGCTCTCCGGCTGTCTGAGCGGAGAAATTCCCTACTTGATCGGCCAGCAGAACATGGCCGAGGCCATGGCGGTGGCTGGCGAATTTCAAGAGATCTTCGGTCGCGACCAGTTTTACCTGGAAGTACAAGCGAACGGCCTCGAACATCAGCGGATTGCCAATGCGGGCCTCATCGAAATTCACAAGAAGCTGGGCATCCCGCTGGCCGGTACCAACGACTGCCACTATCTCAAGAAGGAAGACTCTCGGCCGCACGATCTGATGCTCTGCCTTCAGACGGGCAAAACCATCAGCGACCCGAATCGGATGAAGTTCGACACGGACGAGCTCTACGTGAAATCCACTGAGGAAATCGCTCCCGCGTTCGCCGAGTTCCCCGGGGCGGTCACAAACACCTGCCGTATCGCCGATCACTGTGGGTTGGAATTGGCCCTGAACAGGACCTACCTGCCGCAATATGCGGCTCCCGAGGGTTATACCCGCGAATCCTATGTCGACCATCTGGCGATGGAAGGTCTGAAAGCTCGATTGAGAGACCGGCCAAGCGGCATTCCTGGCGCGGTGTACGAGCAGCGCTTACGGGAAGAACTGACGGTCATCTGCTCGATGGGTTTCGCCGGCTATTTTCTTATTGTCTGGGACATCATCCGGTTCGCCCGATCCCGCGGCATTCCCGTTGGGCCGGGCCGGGGCTCGGCTGCCGGAAGTCTGGTGGCCTATGCGCTGCGCATCACCGATCTTGACCCCTTGGTTTACAGTCTGCTGTTCGAGCGCTTCCTGAATCCAGAGCGCGTGTCGCTTCCGGATATCGACATGGACTTCTGCATGGATCGCCGAGGCGAGGTCATCAACTACGTCGTCGAGAAATACGGATCCGACCATGTGGCGCAGATCATCACCTTCGGAACGCTGGGCGCCAAGGCCGCCATCCGGGACGTGGGCCGCGTGCTGGAAATGCCCTATGCCGAGGCAGACAAAGTGGCCAAGTTGGTGCCCAACCAGCTCAATGTGACCTTGCAACAGGCCCTCGATGCCGAACCGCGATTGCGCGAGTTGGTCGACTCGGACCCCAAGGTGAAGGAACTGATGTCGATCGCCCAATCGCTCGAAGGCCTGGCGCGCCACGCTTCGACCCATGCGGCTGGAGTGGTGATCTCGGAGGGTCCACTGACCGATCATGTGCCGCTCTACAAGGGCGCCAACGACGAAATCGTCACCCAGTATTCCATGGGAGACGTCGAAAAGATCGGTCTGGTGAAATTCGACTTTCTGGGCCTCAAGACGCTGACCATGATTCGGCGGGCTGAAACTTTGATCAATGAGGCTCGACCTGATCATGCGCCGCTCGTGGTGGACCGGCTGCCGTTCGACGACGCGGAAACGTTTGCGCTCCTCTCGTCGGGCAAGACCACCGGCATCTTCCAACTGGAAAGCTCCGGGATGCGCGATCTGCTGACAAGCTTCAAGCCGGACCGGTTCGAAGATATCATCGCCATCATCGCGTTGTATCGCCCGGGTCCGATGGACCTGATTCCGGATTTCATCAAACGTAAACAGGGCAAGGTGCCGATCACCTATGAAACGCCCGAGCTTGAATCCATCCTGAATGACACCTACGGCGTCATCGTCTACCAAGAGCAGGTCATGGCGATCGCCAACAAGATCGCGGGATTCTCGCTGGGACAAGCCGATATTCTTCGTCGGGCAATGGGGAAGAAAAAGCCCGAGGAAATGGAGAAACTGCGGGTCAAGTTTCTGGAGGGAGCGAAGCAGAAGAAAATTCCGGAGAAGAAAGCCGAGAAGCTATACGAACTCATCTACAAGTTCGCAGGCTACGGCTTCAATAAATCGCATGCAGCGGCCTACGCCGTCGTCTGTTATCAGACGGGATATCTCAAGGCCCACTATCCAACCGAATTCATGGCGGCGCTCATGACCAGCGACATGGGGAACCAGGACAAGATCGTCGGCTATTTCACCGAATGCCGAGATCTCGACATCAAAGTTCTGGGGCCCGACGTCAACGAGAGCCAAAAGGACTTTGCGGTGGCAGACGGAGCCATCCGCTTCGGGCTCGCCGCGATCAAGAACGTGGGAGAAGGCGCCGTCGAATCCGTCCTGGCGATCCGGGCGGAGAGCGGACCGTTCGCATCGTTCTTCGACTTTTGCCGACGGGTCGACCTCAGAAAAGTCAACAAGCGGATGCTGGAAGGGTTGATTAAGGCCGGCACGTTCGACTCGACCGGAGCGAGACGCTCGCAACTCATGGCGGCCCTGGACCGGGCGGTCGAAGACGGCGCGGCGGCCCAACAAGAACGAGAACTGGGCCAAACGAACATATTCGGAGAAGAATTCCACGGCCAAGGCCAACCCGCTCACTCGGCAGATCCGCTGCTGCCTTCGGTTCAGGAATGGGATCAAGCGACCAGGCTGAAGTACGAACGGGAACTGACCGGGTTCTACATCAGCGCACATCCCCTCGCCCGCTATGAAGCCACGATCGGCGCCCTGGCAACGGTCACCACGGGGGGCCTCATGGATCTGTCGGATGGCAAGGAGGTCAAGCTGTGCGGCATCATCGCCACCGTCAAGTCGATGCTGACCAAGAAGGGCGATCGCATGGCGTATCTGTCGCTGGAAGACCTTCAGGGTACGGTCGAGGTCATCGCATTCCCCGACCTCTTTAAGTCTGCGGGCGATTTGATCGCACCGGAACGCCTGGTACGAATCACCGGCACCATCGACCGAGGTGACAAGGGGACGAAGATCCGGGGTAGCCATATCGAACCCCTCGCCGAAGTCCAAACCCAAACGGTCAAGCGCGTACGAATCTGGCTGAACGATCGTCCGGATACCCAGGATCAACTGCCCCGGTTGCTGGAAGTCTTCAAACGCCACCCGGGAGGCGCCACCGTGTCGCTGACGTTCCGGACGGAGGAAGCCCTGGAGGCCGACACCGGTCCCCTCCCCAACCTCAGCGTGACAGCCAGTGAGCACTTCGTGGCAGAGGTCGAGGAAGTGCTAGGCAAAGGGGCCCTTTCTTTGGTATCGTAA